From Candidatus Pedobacter colombiensis, one genomic window encodes:
- a CDS encoding glycerophosphodiester phosphodiesterase family protein: protein MKNVICVAAAALLSLSACKTMQNSNLPANAEFPAFSAEGHRGGRGLMPENTIIAMRNAVDLGVTTLEMDTHITKDGKVVVTHDDYLSPAFMLTPEGKEIPKSDAKKYPIYQMDYSLLKQFDLGSKPYPLFPEQKKIKTYIPLLADLIDDVQQYSKGKKQMFYNIETKSSAKGDGIVNPGPEEFVKLLMDVIIKKGITPYVVIQSFDKRTLQIIHKKYPNVRTSYLVDNKKTLAENLDDLGFNPFILSPAYKMVDANLVKQCHDKHIKVIPWTVNTKEEISGLKQLNVDGIISDYPNLLVN, encoded by the coding sequence ATGAAGAATGTAATTTGTGTAGCCGCTGCGGCTTTGTTAAGTTTGTCGGCCTGTAAAACCATGCAAAACTCCAATTTACCTGCCAATGCCGAATTTCCTGCGTTTAGTGCCGAAGGACACAGAGGAGGAAGAGGTTTAATGCCAGAAAACACCATCATCGCCATGCGAAACGCTGTCGATTTAGGTGTTACTACCCTTGAAATGGACACACACATTACCAAAGATGGTAAAGTCGTAGTTACCCACGATGATTACCTGAGTCCTGCATTCATGCTAACCCCAGAAGGTAAAGAAATTCCAAAATCAGATGCTAAAAAATATCCAATATATCAGATGGATTACAGCTTACTGAAACAATTTGATCTTGGCTCAAAACCATATCCACTTTTTCCTGAGCAGAAAAAGATCAAAACCTATATCCCCTTGCTGGCCGATCTGATTGATGATGTACAACAGTACAGTAAAGGGAAAAAGCAAATGTTCTATAACATAGAAACCAAGAGCAGCGCCAAAGGTGATGGCATTGTAAATCCAGGGCCCGAAGAGTTTGTGAAGCTGTTGATGGATGTGATCATTAAAAAAGGAATTACACCTTATGTTGTCATTCAGTCTTTCGATAAAAGAACATTACAAATCATACATAAAAAATACCCTAACGTGCGCACCTCTTATCTGGTGGATAACAAGAAAACATTAGCTGAAAACCTGGACGATCTGGGCTTTAACCCATTTATTTTAAGTCCGGCTTATAAAATGGTCGATGCTAATCTGGTAAAGCAATGCCATGATAAACATATTAAAGTGATACCGTGGACAGTGAATACCAAAGAAGAGATTTCCGGTTTAAAACAGTTAAATGTAGACGGTATCATTTCCGATTATCCAAATCTATTGGTCAACTAG
- the glpT gene encoding glycerol-3-phosphate transporter, producing MSIKLFSPAPHKELLPLSRIDPEYKKQRIKVFLGIFLGYAGYYLVRKNFSLAMPDLIDQGFSKAQLGFALSGVSIAYGLSKFLMGNVSDRSNARNFLTAGLVLSAFTMIFMGVFPFATSSIAVMFVLLFINGWFQGMGWPPCGRVVVHWYSVKERGTMMSIWNVAHNVGGGLVGPIAILAIEIFADWHSKFYFPGLIALFFAAIAYILVRDTPQSCGLPPIEEYKNDYPKNYSADQEKEFTAKEIFFKYVFNNRMLWYIAFANAFVYLVRYGILDWSPTFLSEAKGFSLKESGWAYFLYEYAGIPGTLLCGLISDRVFKGRRAPATIIYMVLVLVAVLVYWKNPPGNIWIDNAALIAIGFLIYGPVMLIGVQALDLVPKKAAGTAAGLTGLFGYLGGALFANIAIGVVVDKWGWDGGFEVIVAACVLSIFFTALTWNREKRNLAEQ from the coding sequence ATGAGTATTAAATTATTTTCTCCGGCTCCACATAAGGAGTTGTTGCCTCTTAGCAGGATCGATCCTGAGTATAAAAAACAACGTATTAAAGTATTTCTTGGGATATTTTTAGGCTATGCAGGTTACTACCTGGTACGTAAAAACTTTTCATTGGCCATGCCTGATCTTATCGATCAGGGATTTAGTAAGGCTCAGCTTGGCTTTGCACTTTCCGGCGTATCCATTGCCTATGGCTTAAGTAAGTTCTTAATGGGAAATGTTTCCGACCGAAGCAATGCCCGTAATTTCCTTACTGCCGGATTGGTACTGTCGGCCTTTACCATGATTTTTATGGGGGTATTCCCTTTTGCTACCTCATCCATTGCTGTTATGTTTGTCTTATTATTCATCAATGGATGGTTTCAGGGCATGGGATGGCCTCCATGCGGTAGGGTAGTGGTGCATTGGTATTCGGTAAAGGAGCGCGGCACCATGATGTCTATCTGGAATGTAGCGCACAATGTTGGTGGTGGTTTGGTTGGACCTATTGCTATTTTGGCTATAGAGATCTTTGCAGACTGGCACAGTAAGTTCTATTTCCCGGGACTTATCGCCCTTTTTTTTGCGGCAATAGCCTATATTTTGGTGAGAGATACCCCACAATCCTGTGGATTGCCGCCAATCGAGGAGTACAAAAATGACTACCCAAAAAACTATTCCGCAGATCAGGAAAAAGAGTTTACAGCGAAAGAGATTTTCTTCAAATATGTATTTAATAATAGGATGTTATGGTACATTGCATTTGCAAATGCTTTTGTATACCTGGTTAGATATGGAATTTTAGACTGGTCGCCTACCTTCCTCTCAGAAGCTAAAGGCTTTTCACTAAAAGAATCGGGTTGGGCATATTTTCTATATGAGTATGCCGGTATCCCTGGAACATTACTTTGTGGTCTTATTAGTGATAGAGTATTTAAAGGTCGCAGGGCTCCGGCAACCATAATATATATGGTGCTGGTTCTGGTTGCTGTGCTGGTATATTGGAAAAACCCACCCGGAAATATCTGGATTGATAATGCTGCATTAATTGCCATAGGCTTCTTAATTTATGGTCCTGTGATGCTTATTGGGGTTCAGGCACTAGATCTTGTCCCTAAAAAAGCTGCGGGTACTGCTGCCGGCTTAACCGGTCTTTTCGGTTATTTGGGAGGTGCCTTATTTGCCAATATTGCGATAGGTGTTGTGGTTGACAAATGGGGCTGGGATGGAGGCTTTGAAGTAATCGTTGCGGCTTGTGTCTTATCTATCTTCTTTACCGCATTAACCTGGAACAGAGAAAAAAGGAACTTAGCAGAGCAGTAA
- a CDS encoding GDSL-type esterase/lipase family protein has product MNYTFHKIIAGLSLILILASTSTMAQEVKWDSTYRPGAYLKNIEAFKAEGITKKDFVFLGNSITAGTNWAKLLDIPNAKNRGISGDITFGVLERLDQVISGKPSKVFVLIGINDVSRNIPDSIILRNYKSIISRIKAGSKKTKIYFYTLLPVNSSFNKFKNHYGKDEHILWLNSEIRKLGDKKVTIIDLYPHFLDSENHLKADLTHDGLHLKPEGYEVWAEVLKKGGYLK; this is encoded by the coding sequence ATGAACTATACTTTTCACAAAATCATTGCGGGATTAAGCTTAATCCTGATTCTTGCCTCAACAAGCACAATGGCTCAGGAGGTAAAATGGGATAGTACTTATAGACCGGGAGCTTACCTTAAAAATATTGAAGCCTTTAAAGCAGAAGGCATCACTAAAAAAGATTTCGTCTTTTTAGGCAATAGCATTACTGCCGGAACCAACTGGGCAAAATTATTGGATATACCCAATGCTAAAAACAGAGGAATATCTGGTGACATCACTTTTGGTGTTTTAGAACGGTTGGATCAGGTGATATCCGGCAAGCCTTCAAAAGTATTCGTATTGATAGGAATCAATGATGTGTCGAGAAATATACCCGACAGCATCATTCTGAGGAATTATAAAAGTATCATTAGCAGAATAAAAGCAGGTTCAAAAAAGACGAAAATCTATTTCTACACCCTGCTGCCGGTCAACAGTTCATTTAATAAGTTCAAAAACCATTACGGTAAAGATGAACACATTTTATGGCTCAATTCAGAGATCAGAAAGCTGGGGGATAAAAAAGTAACAATTATCGATCTATACCCACATTTCTTAGATTCAGAAAACCATTTAAAGGCAGATCTAACACACGATGGATTGCATCTGAAGCCTGAAGGTTATGAGGTTTGGGCGGAGGTGCTCAAAAAAGGTGGCTATTTAAAATAA
- a CDS encoding acetyl-CoA carboxylase carboxyltransferase subunit alpha produces the protein MEQIKTSFDFEKPIAELAQQIEKVKQVADKTKVDMSATLTELEQKLDKTQQSLYNNLTGWQKVQMSRHAERPQTLDYISMICDDFIELHGDRTVKDDKAIIGGFATINGETVMIIGHQKGKNTKERQYRNFGMANPEGYRKALRLMRLAEKFNKPVISFIDTMGAYPGLEAEERGQGEAIARNLLEMSVLRVPIICFVVGEGASGGALGIGIGDKVYMLEHTWYSVISPESCSSILWRSWDFKERAAECLKLTSDDMFRNKLIDGIIKEPLGGAHQNPELMAQTVKDQIIKDLSVLKKENTDTMIATRIDKFCAMGVVNEG, from the coding sequence ATGGAACAGATAAAAACATCATTTGATTTTGAAAAGCCTATTGCTGAGCTAGCTCAGCAAATTGAGAAGGTTAAACAGGTTGCCGATAAAACCAAAGTAGATATGTCTGCGACCTTAACTGAGCTTGAACAAAAGTTGGATAAAACCCAACAATCATTATATAACAACCTTACAGGTTGGCAAAAAGTTCAAATGTCTCGTCATGCTGAGCGGCCACAAACGCTGGATTATATCAGCATGATTTGCGATGATTTCATCGAGCTGCATGGCGACAGAACAGTTAAAGATGATAAAGCGATTATAGGCGGTTTTGCAACGATAAATGGCGAGACTGTTATGATCATTGGTCATCAGAAAGGCAAGAACACTAAAGAAAGACAATACCGCAATTTTGGTATGGCCAATCCCGAGGGTTATAGAAAAGCCTTACGCTTAATGCGTCTGGCAGAAAAATTCAATAAACCTGTTATTTCTTTCATCGATACTATGGGTGCATACCCAGGGTTAGAAGCTGAAGAACGTGGACAAGGTGAGGCTATCGCCCGTAATTTACTCGAAATGTCTGTTTTAAGAGTTCCTATCATTTGCTTCGTAGTAGGTGAAGGTGCATCAGGTGGTGCATTGGGAATTGGTATAGGCGATAAAGTATATATGTTGGAGCATACCTGGTATTCTGTGATCTCTCCTGAATCTTGCTCGTCTATTTTATGGCGGAGTTGGGATTTTAAAGAACGTGCAGCAGAGTGTTTAAAGCTGACTTCTGACGATATGTTTAGAAATAAGCTTATCGATGGGATTATTAAAGAACCACTAGGTGGTGCACATCAAAATCCTGAGTTAATGGCACAGACTGTTAAAGATCAGATCATAAAGGACCTTTCGGTACTTAAAAAAGAAAATACGGACACGATGATTGCTACAAGGATTGATAAATTCTGTGCGATGGGAGTTGTCAACGAAGGTTAA
- a CDS encoding DUF2723 domain-containing protein yields MNYSKINNLTGWLCFLIATVTYILTLEPSASFWDCGEFIASAYKMQVVHQPGAPLFLMIQRFFSLFAFGDIHKIAYFMNVGSAVASGATILFLFWTITALAKKVLVKGNEEISKSTMISIMGAGAVGALAYTYSDSFWFSAVESEVYALSSLFTAIVFWGILKWEAKANEPGGDRWLLFIAYIMGLSIGIHLLNLLTIPAMAFVYYFKKTEKATTAGIIKTGIIGILILAFVQYGIIQYLVSFGAYFDLFFVNTLGLGFGSGVIFFALLLITGLVWGIRYSIKHQKKVLNLAFLSTALIIFGYCSFAMIVIRAKAGPNLNNSDPENAFSFLSYLNREQYGDRPLLFGPNYNSQKVSLTQGKNIYRKGDEKYEVASKKTEYEYDRTTPFPRMYSDEGRHVAYYKDMMGFDDNKFPSLFDNISFLFRYQIGQMYMRYFMWNFVGRQNDDQGQGSLYEGQWLSGIKPIDALMLGDQKHLPPSIVDNNAYNRFFFLPLILGLLGAIWHFKRNQKDAGVVALLFFFTGLAIVLYLNQKPLEPRERDYAYTGSFYAFSIWIGLGVLAIREWLSKKLTPTTGAVLATVIGLLAAPAIMAEQGWNDHDRSTKMVAHDIAVDYLQSCAPNAILFTYGDNDTYPLWYAQEVENIRPDIKLINLSLFDTDWYINGARKLQNEAAPLPMTMKPSQYVQGVRDVMYYQDYKIAGHVELSNILAILLSEDAEDKLPLQDGSRENFIPTKNFKLTVNKADVIKNGAVSPADSSKIAPALEWTYSKNYVTKGTLAFFDILVHNNWKRPIYFASTVPSDQYNGLDNYLYNEGLALRLMPLKVDTTASKAELVNTPVLYKNVMDKFVWGNVKNAKYLDPQSSDDISIFTNVFNNTISGLIRAGKTEDAQKVVNRYFEVMPEKFYGMRSMMGAYFMAENLYQLGDVKRANALIERSASYIQKELTYLADVSESKRRFIGGQNVQLGLSFLNQMSKTSAQQQQTKLSESLNHQFEALEGRFSQYFAQGN; encoded by the coding sequence ATGAATTATTCAAAAATTAATAATCTTACTGGCTGGCTTTGCTTCCTTATAGCCACTGTAACTTATATTTTAACACTAGAACCATCCGCAAGTTTTTGGGATTGCGGTGAGTTTATTGCTTCGGCTTATAAAATGCAGGTTGTACACCAACCGGGTGCTCCATTATTTTTGATGATTCAAAGGTTCTTCTCACTTTTCGCTTTCGGCGATATCCATAAAATTGCTTACTTTATGAACGTGGGTTCTGCCGTTGCAAGTGGTGCTACCATATTATTCTTATTCTGGACCATCACTGCTTTAGCTAAAAAAGTTTTGGTAAAAGGAAACGAGGAGATCTCAAAATCCACTATGATCTCTATTATGGGTGCAGGAGCAGTAGGTGCATTAGCCTATACTTACTCTGATAGTTTTTGGTTTTCGGCAGTTGAATCTGAAGTATATGCTTTATCATCTTTATTCACAGCTATCGTTTTCTGGGGAATTTTAAAATGGGAAGCCAAAGCAAATGAGCCAGGTGGCGACAGATGGTTGCTTTTTATAGCTTACATAATGGGTTTATCAATTGGTATTCACTTATTGAACCTATTAACTATACCAGCTATGGCTTTTGTTTACTATTTTAAAAAGACAGAGAAGGCCACTACTGCCGGAATTATTAAAACCGGAATCATAGGTATACTTATTCTTGCCTTTGTTCAATATGGAATTATACAATATCTGGTTTCATTCGGTGCATATTTCGATTTATTCTTCGTTAACACATTAGGACTAGGCTTTGGCTCGGGTGTGATCTTCTTTGCTCTATTATTAATAACAGGCTTAGTATGGGGGATTCGTTATTCGATCAAACACCAGAAAAAAGTGCTAAACTTAGCATTCCTGTCTACAGCGCTCATCATATTCGGTTATTGCTCATTTGCTATGATCGTTATCCGTGCTAAGGCAGGTCCGAACCTAAACAACAGTGATCCTGAAAATGCTTTTTCATTCCTAAGCTACTTAAACAGGGAACAATATGGCGACAGGCCGTTATTGTTTGGTCCTAACTATAACTCACAAAAAGTTAGCCTTACACAAGGAAAAAACATCTATAGAAAAGGTGATGAGAAGTACGAAGTTGCAAGTAAAAAAACTGAATACGAATACGACAGAACTACTCCTTTTCCAAGAATGTATAGTGATGAGGGACGCCATGTTGCTTATTACAAGGATATGATGGGCTTTGACGACAATAAATTCCCAAGCTTGTTTGATAATATTAGTTTCCTTTTCAGATACCAGATTGGCCAAATGTACATGCGCTACTTTATGTGGAACTTTGTAGGCCGTCAGAATGATGATCAGGGACAAGGGAGTTTATACGAAGGACAATGGTTAAGTGGTATTAAACCTATTGATGCATTGATGCTTGGTGATCAGAAACACCTTCCGCCATCGATAGTGGACAACAATGCTTATAACCGTTTCTTCTTCCTTCCACTAATACTCGGTTTATTGGGTGCGATATGGCACTTTAAACGAAATCAAAAAGATGCCGGTGTTGTAGCCTTATTATTTTTCTTTACAGGTCTTGCCATTGTGCTTTACCTCAATCAAAAACCACTGGAACCTCGTGAAAGGGATTATGCTTACACTGGGTCCTTCTATGCCTTCTCCATTTGGATAGGCTTAGGTGTATTGGCAATTAGAGAATGGCTATCTAAAAAACTAACTCCTACTACAGGAGCCGTATTGGCTACGGTTATCGGCTTACTTGCCGCACCTGCTATTATGGCTGAACAGGGCTGGAATGATCATGATCGTTCAACCAAAATGGTTGCTCATGATATTGCGGTCGACTACCTGCAGTCCTGCGCCCCCAATGCGATTCTCTTTACCTACGGAGATAATGACACATACCCGTTATGGTATGCTCAGGAGGTGGAAAACATCAGACCTGATATCAAACTGATTAACTTAAGTTTGTTTGATACCGACTGGTACATCAATGGAGCAAGAAAATTGCAAAATGAAGCTGCACCATTACCAATGACAATGAAGCCTTCTCAATATGTACAGGGCGTTAGGGATGTGATGTATTATCAGGATTATAAGATTGCGGGTCATGTTGAATTAAGTAACATCCTTGCCATCCTATTATCTGAAGATGCGGAAGATAAATTACCGCTACAAGATGGAAGCAGAGAGAACTTTATTCCTACCAAGAATTTTAAACTTACCGTAAATAAAGCTGACGTTATTAAAAATGGAGCTGTAAGTCCTGCTGATTCAAGCAAGATTGCTCCGGCACTGGAATGGACATACAGCAAAAACTATGTAACTAAAGGTACATTGGCTTTCTTTGATATTCTGGTACATAACAACTGGAAGAGACCTATTTATTTTGCCAGTACTGTACCTTCAGACCAATATAATGGACTTGATAACTATTTATACAATGAAGGCCTGGCTTTACGTTTAATGCCATTAAAAGTAGATACTACAGCAAGTAAAGCAGAGTTAGTCAACACCCCTGTTCTTTATAAAAATGTAATGGATAAGTTTGTATGGGGTAATGTTAAGAATGCAAAATATCTTGATCCTCAATCATCAGACGATATATCAATCTTCACAAATGTATTTAACAACACCATTTCCGGCTTAATCAGAGCAGGTAAAACTGAAGATGCCCAAAAAGTTGTAAACCGTTATTTTGAAGTAATGCCAGAGAAATTCTATGGCATGCGTTCTATGATGGGTGCTTATTTCATGGCAGAAAATCTTTACCAGCTAGGAGATGTTAAAAGAGCAAATGCTTTAATTGAAAGATCTGCATCATACATTCAAAAGGAACTTACGTACCTGGCAGATGTTTCTGAGAGCAAACGTAGGTTTATTGGCGGACAGAATGTTCAGTTGGGCTTATCGTTCCTGAATCAAATGTCTAAAACGTCAGCACAGCAACAGCAAACAAAACTAAGCGAGAGTCTGAACCATCAGTTTGAAGCACTTGAAGGAAGGTTCTCACAGTACTTTGCCCAAGGAAATTAA